A section of the Malania oleifera isolate guangnan ecotype guangnan chromosome 2, ASM2987363v1, whole genome shotgun sequence genome encodes:
- the LOC131148939 gene encoding golgin candidate 5: MAWFSGKVSLGGFPDLAGAVNKLSESVKNIEKNFDNALGFEEKSDSAGEASGMWPSATDRKALFDPVMAFMGQKDGESAVESSEQPESLQHPTPADEKEEAETDISDSATGKTVSVEEENEVLKLGEEHSHPDTTDETNTGIVDFSKPESHSQPLSVDLHESTRENLEMTDSFNQHQQKESTEVDSSENLQSAESKPLTVEVGKDEGSSFVPDDSQNAIDLHESTHEQKTGIDEVVEQVSPGQVESSGTSQDGGETKSTALNSVDNGETESAGAGELPENHFPNAFPSEGTADTVSKLVSHETDTIAKEVEVIQQANDYEPDNKEHRLSSATSVSDADSVIELEKVKMEMKMMETALQGAARQAQAKADEIAKLMNENEQLKSIIEDFKRKSNEAEVESLREEYHQRVAALERKVYALTKERDTLRREQSKKSDAAALLKEKDEIINQVMAEGEELSKKQAAQESQIRKLRAQIREFEEEKKGLLTKLQVEENKVESIKKDKTATEKLLQETIEKHQAELMAQKEYFTNALTAAKEAEALAEARANNEARTELESRLREAEEREAMLVQALEELRQTLSRKEQQAVFREDILHKDVEDLQKRYQASERRCEELITQVPESTRPLLRQIEAMQETTARRAEAWAAVERSLNSRLQEAEAKAAAAEERERSVNERLSQTLSRINVLEAQISCLRAEQTQLSRSLEKERQRAAENRQEYLAAKEEADTHEGRANQLEEELGELRRKLKEELQDALAHRELLQQEIEREKTARMDLERTTRLQSSSAVSDQTPKTKHGSIFENGNLTRKLSSATSLGSMEESYFLQASLDSSDSFSERRNFGETTMTPYYMKSMTPSAFEAALRQKEGELASYMSRLASMESIRDSLAEELVKMTAQCEKLQAESAMLPGLRAELEALRRRHSSALELMGERDEELEELRADIVDLKEMYREQVNLLVNKIQTMSSSMGHG, encoded by the exons ATGGCGTGGTTTAGTGGGAAAGTTTCTTTGGGGGGCTTCCCGGATCTAGCTGGGGCAGTTAATAAGCTCAGTGAGAGTGTGAAGAATATTGAGAAGAATTTTGATAATGCTCTTGGATTTGAGGAGAAGTCCGATTCTGCTGGAGAAG CTTCAGGAATGTGGCCTTCAGCTACAGATAGGAAAGCACTATTTGACCCTGTCATGGCCTTTATGGGGCAAAAAGATGGAGAAAGTGCTGTTGAATCATCGGAACAACCTGAATCACTACAGCACCCAACCCCAGCTGATGAAAAAGAAGAGGCTGAAACTGATATATCAGATTCTGCCACTGGGAAAACAGTGTCTGTGGAAGAAGAGAACGAGGTGCTCAAACTAGGTGAGGAACATTCACATCCAGACACTACAGATGAAACAAATACTGGGATAGTAGACTTCTCCAAACCTGAGTCTCATTCCCAACCACTCTCTGTTGACCTACATGAATCCACTCGGGAGAATCTTGAAATGACTGATTCTTTCAATCAGCACCAACAGAAAGAAAGCACAGAAGTAGATTCCTCAGAAAATTTACAGTCTGCAGAATCGAAACCATTAACTGTTGAAGTTGGTAAAGATGAGGGCAGTTCCTTCGTGCCGGATGACTCACAAAATGCTATTGATTTGCATGAGAGTACGCATGAACAGAAGACAGGGATAGACGAGGTGGTAGAGCAAGTTTCTCCAGGCCAAGTTGAATCATCAGGTACTAGTCAAGATGGAGGGGAGACTAAATCCACTGCTTTAAATTCTGTCGATAATGGTGAGACTGAGAGTGCTGGTGCTGGTGAATTACCAGAGAATCACTTTCCTAATGCATTCCCATCAGAGGGGACTGCTGACACTGTTTCCAAGTTGGTTTCTCATGAAACTGATACAATTGCTAAAGAAGTTGAAGTGATTCAGCAAGCAAATGATTATGAACCTGACAACAAGGAACATCGTTTGAGTTCGGCAACCAGTGTCTCTGACGCTGATTCTGTCATTGAACTGGAGAAGGTGAAGATGGAGATGAAAATGATGGAAACTGCACTGCAAGGGGCTGCTAGACAAGCTCAG GCAAAAGCTGACGAAATTGCTAAATTGATGAATGAAAATGAGCAGCTAAAATCCATTATTGAAGATTTTAAG AGGAAATCCAATGAAGCAGAAGTGGAATCTTTGCGAGAGGAGTACCATCAAAGGGTTGCAGCCCTTGAAAGAAAG GTTTATGCTCTTACAAAAGAAAGGGATACACTACGGAGGGAGCAGAGTAAAAAGAGTGATGCTGCTGCTTTATTGAAGGAAAAAGATGAAATAATCAATCAAGTTATGGCTGAAG GTGAGGAGCTTTCAAAAAAGCAGGCTGCTCAAGAATCTCAAATTAGGAAATTAAGGGCACAG ATTAGAGAGTTtgaggaagagaagaaagggTTACTCACTAAACTTCAG GTAGAAGAGAATAAAGTGGAGAGTATTAAGAAGGACAAGACGGCTACTGAGAAGTTGCTGCAAGAAACAATAGAAAAACACCAAGCAGAACTTATGGCTCAAAAAGAGTACTTCACAAATGCTTTGACAGCAGCTAAGGAGGCTGAAGCATTAGCAGAGGCACGTGCCAACAATGAAGCGAGGACTGAATTAGAGTCTCGTCTAAGAGAAGCAGAGGAACGTGAAGCTATGCTTGTTCAGGCTCTTGAAGAATTAAGGCAAACTCTAAGTAGAAAGGAGCAACAG GCAGTTTTTAGAGAAGACATACTACACAAAGACGTTGAGGATCTTCAAAAGCGTTATCAA GCAAGTGAGCGCCGGTGTGAGGAGTTGATTACACAAGTCCCTGAATCTACTCGGCCTCTTTTGAGGCAGATTGAAGCTATGCag GAGACAACAGCCAGAAGGGCGGAAGCTTGGGCTGCTGTGGAAAGATCCCTGAATTCTCGACTCCAG GAAGCAGAAGCCAAAGCTGCGGCTGCTGAGGAAAGAGAGCGATCTGTAAATGAACGCTTATCTCAAACCTTGTCCCGAATTAATGTCCTTGAAGCTCAG ATTTCATGCCTTAGAGCAGAGCAGACACAGCTGAGTAGGTCTCTTGAAAAAGAGAGACAGAGGGCAGCTGAAAATAGGCAGGAGTACCTTGCAGCAAAAGAGGAAGCAGACACCCACGAAGGGCGTGCAAACCAACTTGAAGAAGAATTGGGGGAACTCAGGAGGAAACTCAAGGAAGAGTTACAAGATGCATTGGCACACAGGGAACTCTTGCAGCAG GAGATAGAACGGGAGAAAACTGCTCGTATGGATTTGGAAAGGACAACTCGCCTTCAGTCATCGTCTGCTGTATCTGATCAAACTCCTAAAACAAAGCATGGTTCTATTTTCGAAAATG GAAATTTGACCCGTAAACTCTCAAGTGCTACTAGCCTGGGCAGCATGGAGGAAAGCTATTTTCTCCAAGCATCTTTGGATTCATCAGACAGTTTCTCTGAACGGAGAAACTTTGGAGAGACAACCATGACTCCGTACTATATGAAGAGTATGACACCGAGTGCTTTTGAAGCTGCCTTGAGACAGAAAGAGGGTGAACTCGCATCCTACATGTCTCGTTtg GCGTCCATGGAATCCATCCGTGACTCTCTTGCTGAGGAGTTGGTTAAAATGACAGCACAG TGTGAGAAACTACAGGCAGAGTCTGCCATGCTGCCTGGCTTACGGGCAGAGTTGGAAGCACTAAGACGGAGGCACTCTTCGGCACTGGAGCTAATGGGTGAACGTGATGAGGAg TTGGAAGAACTGCGTGCTGATATCGTGGACCTGAAGGAGATGTACAGAGAGCAAGTAAACTTGCTTGTGAACAAG ATCCAGACAATGAGTTCATCAATGGGTCACGGATAA